Proteins co-encoded in one Natrinema sp. CBA1119 genomic window:
- a CDS encoding IS5 family transposase — MPSQLARFTDRCVDLSQNAVISKPAPAIKKGDGGYADWVIVSIHCLREYLNQPYRRLLDILYEIPGIAANLGHSVDQLPDFTTVCTRKQDLKMRIWRVLLRLSVSLHDLGDVQAIDATGFKRHQASRHYVLRVGYNFDDIKTTALVDCDTSVILDIHCSMKLPHDTQVGRQVLTRNLAQLNTITADKSYDWDALRHELRDAGIRPVIKHREFYALDKAHNARHNENVYHRRSIVEAIFFALKHRFGETLRARSWFGQFRKLVLKAAVRNIEQAVKL, encoded by the coding sequence ATGCCGTCTCAACTCGCCCGCTTTACCGACCGATGCGTCGATTTGTCCCAGAACGCTGTCATCAGCAAGCCAGCGCCGGCGATCAAGAAGGGTGACGGCGGCTACGCTGACTGGGTGATTGTCTCGATCCATTGTCTCAGAGAGTATCTGAACCAGCCCTACCGCCGATTACTCGATATCTTGTACGAGATCCCCGGAATCGCAGCTAATCTCGGACATTCTGTGGATCAGCTACCGGATTTCACCACCGTCTGTACGCGGAAACAAGATCTCAAAATGCGGATCTGGCGGGTGTTACTGCGGCTGTCTGTCTCACTGCACGACCTCGGCGACGTTCAGGCGATCGACGCGACCGGCTTCAAACGCCATCAAGCCAGCCGCCACTATGTCCTCCGCGTCGGCTACAACTTTGACGATATTAAGACGACAGCGCTCGTAGATTGCGATACCAGCGTCATCCTCGATATCCATTGCTCGATGAAACTGCCGCACGATACACAAGTTGGACGACAGGTACTGACGAGAAACCTGGCACAGCTAAACACGATCACTGCTGACAAAAGTTACGACTGGGACGCGCTGCGGCACGAACTCAGGGATGCTGGCATCCGTCCGGTGATTAAACATCGAGAGTTCTACGCACTTGACAAAGCGCACAACGCTCGCCACAACGAGAACGTCTATCACCGCCGCTCGATCGTCGAAGCGATCTTCTTCGCGCTGAAGCATCGGTTCGGCGAAACGTTGCGGGCCAGATCGTGGTTTGGTCAGTTCAGAAAGCTCGTCCTAAAGGCTGCCGTCAGAAACATCGAGCAAGCCGTGAAGCTCTGA
- a CDS encoding IS5 family transposase — protein sequence MVVSLAQKAVVGPPAPAYRPGEEGYADWVILAVQGLKEYLGHPYRKLMDVLREMPRVTKSLSLTPETVPYFSTVCTRKQAIPMKRWRAILDQSVELYDLGDVQAIDATGVDHVQASQHYAKRTDYTFEAVKTTLLIDCETSAILDIHCSIKQPHDTQVGWQVLVRNLDDLAAVAADKGYDWEELRTRLRAESITPLIPQRDPGMRGWTRNLLIKDRAYHQGSNAESAFFGLRRRYGDTLWSRTWFGQFYELVMKSAVRNIERAIEDSHP from the coding sequence ATGGTTGTGTCGCTCGCTCAAAAAGCCGTCGTTGGTCCGCCAGCTCCGGCGTACCGACCGGGAGAGGAAGGCTACGCTGACTGGGTGATTCTCGCCGTTCAGGGATTGAAAGAGTATCTCGGCCATCCGTACCGGAAGCTGATGGATGTCCTCCGCGAGATGCCAAGAGTGACGAAATCACTCAGTTTGACGCCTGAAACGGTGCCATACTTCTCGACGGTGTGTACGCGAAAGCAGGCGATTCCGATGAAGCGGTGGCGAGCGATCCTCGATCAGTCCGTCGAACTGTATGATCTCGGTGATGTGCAGGCGATCGACGCAACCGGTGTCGATCACGTCCAGGCCAGCCAGCACTACGCAAAACGGACGGACTACACGTTCGAGGCGGTGAAGACGACGCTGCTCATCGATTGTGAAACCAGTGCGATTCTCGATATACACTGTTCGATAAAACAACCGCACGATACGCAAGTTGGCTGGCAGGTGTTAGTGCGGAATCTCGACGATTTGGCGGCTGTCGCTGCCGATAAGGGCTACGACTGGGAGGAACTTCGTACGAGGTTGCGTGCAGAAAGTATCACGCCGCTGATTCCGCAGCGAGATCCTGGGATGCGGGGGTGGACGAGAAACTTGCTCATCAAGGATCGGGCGTATCACCAGGGCTCGAACGCTGAATCAGCGTTTTTCGGGCTCCGCCGCAGATACGGCGATACGCTCTGGTCGAGAACCTGGTTCGGACAGTTCTATGAACTTGTCATGAAATCCGCCGTCCGCAACATCGAACGCGCCATCGAGGACTCACACCCGTGA
- a CDS encoding proteasome assembly chaperone family protein produces MTPETPDVTFHRSADLDAAAPTLIEGLPGHGLVASIAVDQITDQLGLEQYGAIRSDTLPPVASFTDGLVQDSVRVYGGSDPDIMTLQSDVPIPEDAFLDLSQCVLEELVEDFNRAIFLAGAPAQSEEQQGNVVGVATTNDRKTELEEADIALAEEDGAVSGVTGALINACYLASVPAALLLVRADPRLPDPAAARSVIENALEPLVEFEIDTSELQEKAEEIQRQKQQVAQQLQQAQGQQEEPVRGMFR; encoded by the coding sequence ATGACTCCAGAGACGCCTGACGTGACGTTTCACCGGTCAGCCGATCTCGATGCAGCGGCACCGACACTGATCGAGGGACTGCCAGGCCACGGATTGGTGGCTTCAATCGCCGTCGATCAGATCACCGACCAGCTGGGCCTCGAGCAGTATGGTGCAATCCGGTCCGACACCTTGCCACCCGTTGCATCGTTTACGGACGGTCTGGTTCAGGATTCGGTACGCGTCTACGGTGGTTCGGATCCTGACATTATGACGCTGCAGAGTGATGTCCCGATCCCGGAAGACGCATTCTTGGATCTGAGCCAGTGCGTACTAGAGGAACTGGTCGAGGATTTCAACCGGGCGATCTTCCTTGCTGGTGCACCAGCCCAGTCAGAGGAACAGCAGGGCAACGTCGTCGGTGTGGCAACGACCAATGACCGGAAGACGGAACTCGAGGAGGCGGATATCGCACTCGCAGAGGAGGACGGCGCTGTGAGTGGTGTGACCGGTGCCCTCATCAATGCGTGCTATCTGGCGAGTGTTCCGGCAGCGTTGCTGCTCGTCCGGGCGGATCCACGGCTCCCGGATCCGGCCGCGGCCCGGTCCGTGATCGAGAACGCGCTTGAACCGCTCGTCGAGTTCGAGATCGACACCAGTGAGCTACAGGAGAAAGCAGAGGAGATTCAGCGCCAGAAACAGCAGGTCGCACAGCAATTACAGCAGGCGCAGGGCCAGCAGGAAGAACCTGTCCGGGGGATGTTTCGATAG
- a CDS encoding HalOD1 output domain-containing protein — translation MAEEEGTEALDPLYEAIDPDALDSFFLSETAGTQLTTVTFTYCEYEVTVNNSRTITVVEN, via the coding sequence GTGGCTGAGGAAGAGGGTACTGAGGCGCTCGACCCGCTCTACGAAGCGATCGATCCTGACGCCTTAGATTCGTTCTTCCTGTCAGAAACCGCTGGGACACAGCTCACGACGGTCACGTTCACATACTGTGAATATGAGGTAACAGTCAATAATAGCAGAACGATAACGGTTGTCGAGAACTAA
- a CDS encoding HTH domain-containing protein, with amino-acid sequence MPVNKPLTTPAIAIDTAESIQIDCYVRSTVPAPLIKTINTIIDRLLYLCENGSIADCHVTCWPPETVNTNVPTRDELIAQFESWAEQHECSLKPAFHRKQITPSLPGLNDPCERVRVPVVALALYEADTDGEADSKTLQGVIPYTEETSEGGKRTHTVEELLSTVERAEDGNKAHDCQDEQWSLVEGEQ; translated from the coding sequence ATGCCAGTCAATAAGCCACTAACGACTCCTGCTATCGCGATCGATACAGCAGAGTCTATTCAGATCGACTGCTATGTCCGGTCCACTGTCCCGGCACCTCTTATCAAGACAATCAATACAATTATTGACCGGTTGCTGTATCTATGTGAGAACGGAAGTATTGCTGACTGCCATGTCACTTGTTGGCCGCCAGAAACGGTCAATACGAATGTACCAACGCGTGATGAACTCATAGCTCAATTCGAAAGCTGGGCTGAGCAGCACGAGTGTTCGCTAAAACCAGCATTTCACCGAAAACAAATCACCCCCTCATTGCCTGGACTCAACGACCCCTGTGAGCGCGTTCGAGTGCCAGTTGTAGCGCTCGCCCTCTACGAGGCCGATACTGATGGAGAAGCCGACTCGAAGACACTCCAAGGTGTCATTCCATACACGGAAGAGACCTCTGAAGGTGGTAAGCGGACACACACCGTTGAAGAGTTGCTCTCTACAGTTGAACGAGCAGAGGACGGGAATAAAGCGCACGACTGCCAAGATGAACAGTGGTCACTCGTGGAAGGAGAGCAATGA